AAATATGGCGACTGAAATTACAAGAGAAAACAGAGCAACTTTACTCTGTATATATAGACTCCTACTACAAATATAACTCCTAAATTTAACGTTTTATTCCACCTAACTTACTCTTAAAATTATTAACTTCCGAGCCACTTTATAAGGTGAACAAACCTCACCTAGTAATTATTTTGACCTGGTAAATGCAGTAAACTAAATAAGACAGTAAGTTGCACTAATTTGTTACACTCCCCCTTAGTGCAAGCTCACAATGAACTACTCCCAGAGCATCTCGAAAGTATTGAAACTTAGACTTCTCCAAAGCTTTAGTGAATATATCCACAACTTGAGAGTTGGTGCGAACAGTTGTCAGTTCAATCTCTTCACTTAAGACTTTCTCATGAACAAAGTGATGTCGGATCTCAACATGTTTCGTTCGAGCATGAAAAACTGGATTTGACACAAGTTTGATGGCACTTTCGTTGTCACACTTGATTTGCACATTGCTGCACCAAGACACCACTGTTGACCCGGTACTAAAACAGTAACCTAAAGTTGAGCGACGATCATGTGTATCACCTGCGCAATTTGCATCAGTAAATCCACTCAATAAAAAAGTATCACACCTCTTGTACCAAAGTCCATGACTAAGAGATCCTTTCACATAGCGCAAAATCCTCTTTGCAACATTTAAGTGAGAAGTTGTTGGATTTTGCATAAATTGAGAAACGACACCAACAAAATAAGATATTGTTGGCCTTGTGATAGTCAGATAAATCAAACTTCCAACTAGTTGTCGGAACTTTATCACATCCTTCAAAGCCTCGCCTTCATCCTTCTTCAACTTGAGATTTAGCTCCATTGGAGTAGCCTTTTCTTTCGACTCCCTTATGATGAAACATTCTAAGAGACTCTCCGCACAACTTTTATGAGAAACAAAGTAGCCTCGATCTGATTTTTCCACTTCCAGACCAAGAAAATATCCAATTTGCCCCAAAATTTTCATCTCAAAACGAACAGACAAGTCTTTCCTTAGATTAGAAATTTCTAATTTATTATCTCCAGTTATTATCATATCATTAATGTATAATAATATCAGGAGATATGCATTTGattctaattttataaataaactaGAATCTGAATCAGATACTCTAAAACCACAAAAGATAAGGTATTGAGCAACTTTACCATATCAAGCTCGTAGTGCTTGCTTGAGGCCATATAGAGCTTTCTTCTAACGACAAACATGACTTGGAAACTGCTTAGAGACAAAGCCATCAGGTTGCTCCATAAATACTACTCGATCCAACTCTCCGTAAAAAAATGCATTCTTTACATCAAGCTACCACAGTTTCCAACTTTTGAAAGCATCTAGCAAAATAAGTGACCTTACTGTCACCATCTTCGCTACCGAACTAAACGTCTCCTCATAATCCAATCCATAGTTTTGAGAAAACCCACGAGCAACTAAACGAGCTTTAAACCTATCAATGGTACCATCAGATTTTTTCTTCAGGCGAAATACCCATTTGCAAGTGACTGGATTGTATTTTTCTGGTTTGGGTACCAATTCCCAAGTTTCATTCTTGTCTAAACCATCAATCTCTTCTTGCATCACTCTTTCTCAATGTGGCCAGCCCTTTGCTTCTTCATAACTTAATGGTTCTTCCATAGTTAGTGCTCCTGTAAAGAAACACGAGGTCACAGAATAACTTTTAAGTTTGACCTCATAATCTTTGAGGTAGTCCGGTTGTTTTTTCTCCCTTGTTGAACTTCTTGCTGCTTGTTGTTCACCATTTCCTTCCCTTGAAATGTTCTGACTTGGAGATGCAACTTCTGAAATATTCTGATTTGGACATACACTTTCTCCCTCTTCACTACAAGGTGATAATACATTTACTTTAGgaaataataactccatattatCTTGATCATCACCCAGAACAACAAGCTTTTgagaagaaaacaaagatgaCGTTTCATCAAAAACCACGTCTCTAGAAATGGTAAACCTGTTTGTCTTTGGATCCATGCATCTCCAGCCCTTCCTATAAGAATCATAACCAACAAATaacattttcttgattttggatCAAGTTTGGTTCTATTAGTTTTGGGAACATGAACATAACAAATAGAACCAAAAACCCGAAAATAGTTCACATTTGGCTTCTGACTATATAAAAGTTCAAAAGGCAATTTCTGTGTACCTGGCCAAGGAGGCAACCTATTTGTCACATGGCATCCACATTGAATAGCTTTGCCCA
This DNA window, taken from Capsicum annuum cultivar UCD-10X-F1 unplaced genomic scaffold, UCD10Xv1.1 ctg58891, whole genome shotgun sequence, encodes the following:
- the LOC124893403 gene encoding uncharacterized mitochondrial protein AtMg00810-like — translated: MIITGDNKLEISNLRKDLSVRFEMKILGQIGYFLGLEVEKSDRGYFVSHKSCAESLLECFIIRESKEKATPMELNLKLKKDEGEALKDVIKFRQLVGSLIYLTITRPTISYFVGVVSQFMQNPTTSHLNVAKRILRYVKGSLSHGLWYKRCDTFLLSGFTDANCAGDTHDRRSTLGYCFSTGSTVVSWCSNVQIKCDNESAIKLVSNPVFHARTKHVEIRHHFVHEKVLSEEIELTTVRTNSQVVDIFTKALEKSKFQYFRDALGVVHCELALRGSVTN